GGTCGGCGCGGCCGCCGTCGTCCTCGACACGCACCACACCCTGACCGCCGCCGGCGGGCTGTACTCGCGCAACGGCTATGCCGAGATCGCACCGTACAACGCCAACCCGAACGCGACGCGGTGGTACGGCAAGCGGCTCACGCGGTGAGCTGGGTGCGGGCGTGCCGAGCCACGGCACGGAAGCCCGGATCGTCGGAGTCGACCGAGATGAGAGCCAGGGCTGCCGCCCAGCCGCGCGCCCGGGTCCAGTCCGACTCGTCGTAGAGGTCGGCGAGGGCGGCGCGAAATGCCGTGCGACCGGTGGCCGTGAACGCGAGCCACGCGACGGAGAGGTCGGATGCCGGGTCTCCCGAGCACATGTCGCCGAAATCGATCAGCGCCCCGATGCGGTCGCCGTCGAAGATGACGTTGCCCGCGTGCATATCGCCGTGCAGCCAGACGTCCGGCCCGCGCCACTCGGATGCTGCCAGACCCGCCTCCCACACCGGCAGCAGCTCGGGAGCGATGGCGAGCCGTTCGCGGATGACGTCGTCGCGCTGGCGCATGGGCACGCCGCGGAACGGGTTCACGGGTGCGGTGGTCGGAGCGGGCACGTGCAGGGCACGCAGGACACCGGCCAGTTCGACCGCCACCGCGTCGCGCTCGTGCGGCGCGAGGTCGAGGCCACGACGGCCGGGGAACCAGGGCACCACGCTCCAGTGCCACGGGAAGTGCTCATCGGGCACGCCGAGAGCCACCGGCACGGGGATGGGCACAGCCAGTCGCGGCGCCAGCTCCGGCAGCCAGCGCTGCTCGTTCTCGATCAGATGTGCGGCGAGCTCGCGCCGCGGCAGCCGCACGGCGAGATCGTCACCGAGGCGGAACACGTCGTTGTCCCAGCCGTGCGCGACGCGCGTCAACGGTCCGCGCAACGCGGGATGCTGGGTGGCCAGCAGCCGGTCGACATCGGCGACGGCGATGTCGAGGTCGGCGGGCGGCGGTTGCATCCGAAGAGCCTACTCCCGGCGACGGATCAGACCAGCGCGACCTCGGGCAAGCCGGTCCGCAGCTCCATCGGCAGATGGCCGAGGTCATTGTGTGTCACGAGCGTCCATGGCCGCCCCGCGCGCTGCGCGAGCACGGTCAGCCCGCAGTGTGCCTGGTTGATCGTCATCCACCGCCAGGCCTCGGCGCCGAGCACTTCGCGCACGAACCACGCGATGACGAAATTGTGGGTGATGAGCAGCTCATGGGCGGCGGGCTTGCGCACCAGGAACTCCGCCACGGCGTCGGCCATCTGCGCGGACCCCGCCTCGACCTCCGCTTCGGTGACCGAGCCGAAGAACGGCTCGTACAGCGCCGGCGTCTGAGGTGTCATCCCGGTGGGGATGCAGTCGAACAGCAACGCCGTGGGCTCCGGCGTGACCGACGGCAGCCGTTCGGCGACCGCGCGAGCCGTCTCAGCCGCGCGCTCGAGCGGCGAATGCCACACCGCCGTCAGCGGCACCCCGGACAGCCGGTCCGCCAGCAGTTCGGCCTGGCGCCGACCGCGCGGAGAGAGCGGGCCATCGTCGAGACCGTGCTCCGCGTCGAGGTGCTCGCCATGGCGCACAAGATACAGATAGTGCGTCACTGTCACTCGCTTCGTCGGGATATCGCAGGAGATTCCAGCCTACGTCACGTCTCGGACAGCGCGGCCTTGGGACGGCGTGTCACGCGGCGGCGCGCGCGATCTCGGCGAGATGGACGCGACTGAGGTGCGCCCCGATGCCCTGCACGACTTCTTCGATGTGCTGCACCGCATATGCATTCATGATCGGCGCGGCGACGATCCGCTGGGCCAGGAGCCACGCGACGGCGACGGCGGCCGTCGGAATCGACAACTCGGCGCCGATCTTGTCGAGGGCGCGCAGTGTGCGGGTGCCGCGACGGTTCATGCTCGAGGCGAGCTGGAGGCCGCGCACGGACTGGCCGACGACCGAACGGGACCGGTGCGCGCCCGACAGGTAGCCGTGCTCGAGCGCCTGCGAGGGGGTCACCGCGATGCCCTGCGCATTCGCGACGAGCCGCAGGTCTTCGTCGAACTCCTGACGGCGCAGCACGTTGTATGCCACATCGAGCACCGTGAAGCGGGGGTACCCGGCGGATGCCAGGATGCGCGCCTCGACCAACTGTGCGGCGGTGTGGCCGAACGAGCCGAGCGCGCGGACCTTGCCGGACTCGACGAGCCATTCGGCGGTGGCGAGCGCGTCTTCGAGCGACGTGGTCGTGTCGCTCGTGGCGTCCAGATACAGGACGTCGATGTGATCGGTGCCCAGCCTGGTCAGCGATGCCTCGACCGCACGAACCAGGTTGACGGCGCCGAGGCCGGGATGCTCGGGATTGGTTCCGACCCGCACACCGACGACGACGTCGTCCCGGATGCCGCGGCTGTGCAGCCACTGGCCGATGATGTGCTCGCTGCGGCCCGACGCATACCCGTCCGAGGTGTGCACCGCGTTGCCGCCGAGGCCGCGGTAGGCGTCGAGGATCGCGTGGGCCTTGCCGAGGTCGACGTGCCAGCCGAACTCGGCACCGCCCAGGATGAGCGGAAAGGTGTTCAGTCCGCTGTCGCCGAGCGGGACGCGGAACCTGTCGCCGACCGGTCGGCCCTGCACCGGGATGGGCGAAGACGGGTGCTCACTCGAGGGCGCATCCACGACGAGACGCGGCGTCTGCGCCGGTGCGTCGCGGTCGGAGAACCCCATGGTTCGCGCCTCACGTTCCTCTCTGTGGAGAGTACGTGTGCCCACGCACCCCCCGATGCGTTACTCCGAGGCTAGGGCAGACCTCCGACAGTTCCGTTCACCACGGCACACGTCAGGTAAACATTCGATAACGCTTTCGTCGTGGGAGCGCGCCCACCGGAGGAATGTCCCCCAAACGGCGGACAGGGCCACGACTACCGACGCGAGAAACACGCACGCCCGCCCCTCCGAACGGAGAGGCGGGCGTGCGTCGGACTGCGATGCCGGCGGATCAGCCTTCGGCAGGTGCCTCGGGGCCGGGGTTGGCCGCCGCGCGACCCTCCTGGTCGGCCGCCTCTTCGAGCACGGGCTCGAGCGAGAGCTTGCCGCGGTCGTCGATCTTGGTGATCCGGACGAGCTGCTTCTGCCCGACCGAGAGCACGTCCTCGACGTTCTCCACCCGCTTGCCGCCGGCGAGCTTGCGGACCTCGCTGATGTGCAGCAGGCCGTCCTTGCCGGGCAGCAGCGAGATGAAGGCGCCGAACGTCGCGATCTTCACGACGGTGCCCAGGAACTGCTCGCCGACCTCCGGGTTGGTGGGGTTGGCGATCGCGTTCACCTGCGCACGCGCGGCTTCGGCCGAGGGCCCGTCGACGGCGCCGATGTAGACGGTGCCGTCCTCCTCGATGGAGATCTGCGCGCCGGTCTCGTCCTGGATCGAGTTGATCGTCTTGCCCTTCGGGCCGATCAGCTCGCCGATCTTGTCGACCGGGATCTGCACGCTGATGACGCGCGGCGCGGTGGGCGCCATCTCGTCAGGAGCGTCGATCGCCGCGTTGAGGACGTTCAGGATCGTGAGACGGGCCTCCTTGGCCTGGGTCAGCGCGGCCGACAGCACCGACGACGGGATGCCGTCGAGCTTCGTGTCGAGCTGGATCGCCGTGACGAACTCGCTCGTGCCGGCAACCTTGAAGTCCATGTCGCCCAGCGCGTCTTCAGCACCGAGGATGTCGGTCAGCGCCGCGTAACGGGTCTGTCCGTCGACGGTGTCCGAGACCAGGCCCATCGCGATGCCGGCGACCGGTGCGCGCAGCGGCACACCCGCGTTCAGCAGCGAGAGGGTCGAGGCGCAGACCGAGCCCATCGAGGTCGAGCCGTTGGAGCCGAGAGCCTCGGAAACCTGACGGATCGCGTACGGGAACTCCTCGCGGGTGGGCAGCACCGGCACGAGCGCGCGCTCGGCCAGGAAGCCGTGCCCGATCTCGCGACGCTTCGGGCTGCCGACGCGGCCGGTCTCACCGGTCGAGTACGGCGGGAAGTTGTAGTGGTGCATGTAGCGCTTGTGCGTGACCGGCGACAGCGAGTCGATCTGCTGCTCCATCTTGAGCATGTTCAGCGTGGTGACACCCAGGATCTGGGTCTCGCCGCGCTGGAAGATCGCGGAGCCGTGCACGCGCGGGATGACCTGGACCTCGGCATCCAGCGGACGGATGTCCGCCAGGCCACGGCCGTCCATGCGGACACCCTCGGCAAGGATGCGACCGCGCACGATCGTCTTGGTGACCGACTTGTAGGCGGCGGAGAACTCGAGCGTGGCAACGGCCTGCAGCTCGCCCGACTCGACGGCGGCGAGCAGTTCGGCCTTGACGGCGTCCTTGAGCTCGTCGTCGGCGTTCTGACGCTCCTGCTTGTCGGCGATCTGGTAGATCGGGACGAGCTTGTCGTAGGCGCGGTGCGCGACGAAGTCGTACGTCTCCTGGCTGTACGGCAGGAAGACGGGGAACTCCTTGATCTCCTTCGCGGCGGTCTTCGCGACGCTGTTCTGCGCCTCGACGAGCTGCTTGAGGAAAGGCTTGGCGGCTTCGAGTCCCTGAGCGACGACCTCTTCGCTCGGCTTGACGGCGCCGCCCTTGATGAGGTTCCAGCTGTGCTCGGTGGCCTCGGCCTCGACCATCATGATCGCGACGTCGCCGTCGGGCAGGACGCGTCCGGCGACGATGAGGTCGAAGACGGCCTCCTCGAGCTGCGCCACGGTCGGGAATGCGACCCACTGGTCTTCGTGCTGACCGTGACCGGGGATGAGCGCGAGGCGGACGCCGGCGATCGGACCGGAGAACGGCAGACCCGAGATCTGGGTCGACAGCGATGCGGCGTTGATGGCCAAGGCGTCGTAGAACTCGCCCGGCGCGATCGACAGCACGGTCACGACGATCTGCACCTCGTTGCGCAAGCCGTCGACGAACGACGGACGCAGCGGGCGGTCGATGAGACGGCAGACGAGGATCGCCTCGGTCGAGGGGCGGC
This DNA window, taken from Microbacterium invictum, encodes the following:
- a CDS encoding histidine phosphatase family protein, with product MTHYLYLVRHGEHLDAEHGLDDGPLSPRGRRQAELLADRLSGVPLTAVWHSPLERAAETARAVAERLPSVTPEPTALLFDCIPTGMTPQTPALYEPFFGSVTEAEVEAGSAQMADAVAEFLVRKPAAHELLITHNFVIAWFVREVLGAEAWRWMTINQAHCGLTVLAQRAGRPWTLVTHNDLGHLPMELRTGLPEVALV
- a CDS encoding polyribonucleotide nucleotidyltransferase; amino-acid sequence: MEGPEITAAEAVLDNGRFGTRTIRFETGRLAQQAQGAVAAYLDEETMLLSATSAGKHPREGFDFFPLTVDVEERSYAAGKIPGSFFRREGRPSTEAILVCRLIDRPLRPSFVDGLRNEVQIVVTVLSIAPGEFYDALAINAASLSTQISGLPFSGPIAGVRLALIPGHGQHEDQWVAFPTVAQLEEAVFDLIVAGRVLPDGDVAIMMVEAEATEHSWNLIKGGAVKPSEEVVAQGLEAAKPFLKQLVEAQNSVAKTAAKEIKEFPVFLPYSQETYDFVAHRAYDKLVPIYQIADKQERQNADDELKDAVKAELLAAVESGELQAVATLEFSAAYKSVTKTIVRGRILAEGVRMDGRGLADIRPLDAEVQVIPRVHGSAIFQRGETQILGVTTLNMLKMEQQIDSLSPVTHKRYMHHYNFPPYSTGETGRVGSPKRREIGHGFLAERALVPVLPTREEFPYAIRQVSEALGSNGSTSMGSVCASTLSLLNAGVPLRAPVAGIAMGLVSDTVDGQTRYAALTDILGAEDALGDMDFKVAGTSEFVTAIQLDTKLDGIPSSVLSAALTQAKEARLTILNVLNAAIDAPDEMAPTAPRVISVQIPVDKIGELIGPKGKTINSIQDETGAQISIEEDGTVYIGAVDGPSAEAARAQVNAIANPTNPEVGEQFLGTVVKIATFGAFISLLPGKDGLLHISEVRKLAGGKRVENVEDVLSVGQKQLVRITKIDDRGKLSLEPVLEEAADQEGRAAANPGPEAPAEG
- a CDS encoding aminoglycoside phosphotransferase family protein — translated: MQPPPADLDIAVADVDRLLATQHPALRGPLTRVAHGWDNDVFRLGDDLAVRLPRRELAAHLIENEQRWLPELAPRLAVPIPVPVALGVPDEHFPWHWSVVPWFPGRRGLDLAPHERDAVAVELAGVLRALHVPAPTTAPVNPFRGVPMRQRDDVIRERLAIAPELLPVWEAGLAASEWRGPDVWLHGDMHAGNVIFDGDRIGALIDFGDMCSGDPASDLSVAWLAFTATGRTAFRAALADLYDESDWTRARGWAAALALISVDSDDPGFRAVARHARTQLTA
- a CDS encoding aldo/keto reductase, producing MGFSDRDAPAQTPRLVVDAPSSEHPSSPIPVQGRPVGDRFRVPLGDSGLNTFPLILGGAEFGWHVDLGKAHAILDAYRGLGGNAVHTSDGYASGRSEHIIGQWLHSRGIRDDVVVGVRVGTNPEHPGLGAVNLVRAVEASLTRLGTDHIDVLYLDATSDTTTSLEDALATAEWLVESGKVRALGSFGHTAAQLVEARILASAGYPRFTVLDVAYNVLRRQEFDEDLRLVANAQGIAVTPSQALEHGYLSGAHRSRSVVGQSVRGLQLASSMNRRGTRTLRALDKIGAELSIPTAAVAVAWLLAQRIVAAPIMNAYAVQHIEEVVQGIGAHLSRVHLAEIARAAA